GTGATCCAGCCCAGCGAGCGGTTGTTCAGCACCAAGGGCTCCCGCTGCAGTTCAGGCGGCGGCGCCTCCACCCGCACCGTGGCCGCCGGATTCAGAGCCGTCGTTGAACTCACCTGGGCCATTAGTGACCTCCTTTCCCGGCGGCCGCGCCGTGCTTCTCCAACGGCGAGCCGTGCCGTTGGATGTACTCCTGGAGCGCCGCCGGATGCGGCTGTTCGGGATTGAAATCAGGCATACGTTCGTTGGGATTGCGCACCCGCGCCAGATACGTGGTACGCGGGCGGGTATCCAGGTAACCTAACATGCTATAATTGTGGTCCAGTTTGCGTAATTGCGACACCGCGCTCTCCGGATCCGACACATCACCAAAGACAATCGCCTCCGCCGGACACGCCTGCTGGCAGGCGGTCTTGGGAATCGTGCCCTCACTCTCGCGCAACCGCACCTCCCCCGAGGCGCGCGCCTTGACCTTCTGCGCGATTTTGGCCTGCTCAATGCGCTGAATGCAATAGGTGCACTTCTCCATCACGCCGCGCATCCGCACCGTGACCTCCGGATTGCGCGCCAGCTTCAACAAATCCCATTCGTCCGCCGGCACCGTCCCGCGGTCCGGGTCCTTGAACCACCGCGCCAGCTCCCACTGTCCCTCGCGATTCCGGCTGAACGGGCTGCGATACAAATCATCCTTGGGCCGGCGGTTGTAATCGAAAAAGTTGAAACGCCGGACCTTGTAGGGGCAGTTGTTGCTGCAATACCGTGTGCCCACACACCGGTTGTAGGTCATCAGGTTCAGCCCCTCGTCATTGTGCACCGTGGCGTTCACCGGGCACACATTCTCGCAAGGCGCATTCTCACAATGCAGGCACATCACCGGCTGGTAGGCCACCTGCGGATTGTCCACGCTCCCCGCATAATAACGATCCAGCCGCAGCCAGCTCATTTCGCGCCCCTTGGTCACCTGCTCCTTGCCCACAATCGGGATGTTGTTCTCGCTCTGGCAGGCCACCATGCAGGCCGTGCACCCCACGCACGCCGTCAAATCCACCACCATCCCCCATTGATGCATCCCCGTCAGCGGCGGCCGCGGATAAATCGGCCGCGGCTGCCCGCTGGCGTCCCGCGGAATATGCGCCGTGTGTGAGGGCGCATCTAAATCCATGTGCTTCGCAAACTGCGGATGCTGGTCAAACTGCGCCTTGTTGATTTCGCGCACCAGCGGCCGTCCCTCCATGGCCCCGTGTTCCTGCGTGCTGGCCAGTTGCCGGGTCACTCCGGGCAACACCCGCACCTGCGCCCCACCCGCAAAATGAGCCTCGCTGCCTTTAACCTGATAAGCGTTGAAACCCGCCGGCGTCCCATCTGCCAGCCGCCCAATCCGCCCGGTCTTCTCTCGCCCATAACCCAGCGGCAGCCCCAGCACAAAATCCGCCATCCCCGGCTGTATCCAGACCGGCCCGCTAACTTTGGCCCCGTTGAGGGTGACCTCCACCACCTGATTGTAAAACAAGCCCTTTTCTGCCTTCGGCCCGCGCGCCTTTTCATCAAATTCATCCACCCCCAACGCCCGGGCTGTGGCCGGACTCATGAGAATTGCATTGTCCCACGTCAACTTGGTGATGGGGTCCGGCGTTTCCTGCAGCCAGCCGTTGTTGTTGAAGCGCCCGTCATCCAGGCTGTAACTGCGCTGAAACACCAGCTCCAGACTCTGCGCCGACGGCCCGGCGGCCGACCGCGCCGAGGCCACCGCCTGTTGCACAGCGTTGACCCGCAACTGGCCGCTCACCGGCGCCGCGGCCGTGCCCGCCTGGAAGCCATCGTGCAAAAACTTCTTCCACGCCTCCTCCTGGCGGCCATGCAACGCAAAATAGGTCTCACGGACAATGTCGTATGGCCGCGTCGTCTCCAGCCCCGCCAGCCGCGCCAGCACCTCCAGCTCGGTTATTCCGCCGAAAAGCGGCTCAATCAACGGTTGCACCGGCACCAGCGTGCCGTCCGCCGTCCGCGCATCCCCCCAGCTCTCCAGGTAGTGCAACTGCGGCAGATGCCAGTCGCAGTTCACGCTGGTTTCATCCTCGTAATACCCCAGCCGAATCACCCGCCGCGCCTGCCGCTGCGCCGCCGCCCAGTTCAATGCCGCAGGCGCCGTATAGGCGGGGTTGCCCCCCAGCACCACCAGCGTGTCCACCTGCCCCGCTTTCAAGGCCGCCGCCAAATCGGCCAGCGGCCCTTCAATTGGCGCTTCAGCCGGCAGCAGCACCACCGTTTGGTTCAAGTTGTTGAGCGCGGCATTGACCAGATGCGCCAGCAGATGCACCACCACGGGCTGCCGATAACCCGCCATGACCAGCCCATTTTTGCCCTGGCTCACCAGGTCCCGGGCGCATTCTTCCACCCATTTGGCGTGCGCGGCCACCGGCTGCGCCAGAGGTTTGAGCACGTCCACCAGCTCGCTGAAACGCCCCGTTTGCTGCAACACCGCCAGAGCCAGCGCCGCCGCAAAGGCCTGCACCTGTGACGCCGGCAGCCGCAAACGATGGTCTGCATTCGCCCCCGTGAGCGATAACAACGGCTCCACCACGTACAGCCGGTTCATCACATCCCCCGGCTTGCGCACGCGCCGCCCGCGGGCAAACCGCCGCACATGCAGGTAAGCATCCTCCTCTGCGCCCAGAAAATCCGCATCCAGCGACACTATCACCCGTGCCGCATCAAACTTGAAGTAGGGCCGCACCGGCTGCCCAAAGGCCAGCGTGGCGGCCTGCCGGTGAATGTCAAAATCCACCGCCTCATGCACAAACCAGCGCGCCCTGGGCAGACGCTGCCGCAGGGCCTCCTGCAACCGCCGCCGCGAAGGCGAGCTGCTCCGCTCCATCAAAAAGCACCAGCCCTCCCCCTGCTTCTGCGCCGCCTCCCGGCTGGCTGCCGCCAGCATGTCCAGCGCCTGCTCCCGCGAGCGCACCTGGCCCCGCTCCAAAAAGCGCATGGCCCGGTCCGGGTCATACAAATTCAGCAGCGACGCTTGCGCAAATGGATCCGTGGCCCCGTTGCTGTCCGGATGCAGCGCGTTGCCCTCAATCTTGGTGGGCCGCCCGTCATGGCTCTTGACCACCAGCGGAATCGCGCTGCCCCGCGTGGGATACGCCGTCGCATAATACACCGGCACGCCGTGCACATAGTTCTCCGGCTGTTTGCCAAACGGCATGATTTTTTCCTCCGGCCGCCGGCAGCCCGTCATGCCCAGCCCCGCCAGCAAAAACGAGGCGGACATGATTTTCACAAAATGTCGGCGCGTCAGCGGGTCCGTCAGCTCGCTGGCGCCCGCCGGAAACTCACGCTCAACCCACTCGCGAAATTCAGGGCGCTCGGCCAGCTCGTCCAGGCTGCGCCAGTACTTCGGGCCGGTCTCGGGTTCAGGACAAGGAGGGGGAATCGTCTTCATCGGTGGCAGGCGGAGCAATGTTGGGAAGGATTGACTTGCCAGTCACGCACCGCTTTCTGCGCCCAATCCTTGGGCAGGTGCTGATGCGGATCCCAGGCCAGATCCGTCACCTTGTCCAGCGGCCGCAAATTCGGCTCCGGCTGCCGGTGACAGTCCAGGCAAAACGCCATGCTCAATGGCTGGGCATGCCGCACCTCTTCCATTTGATGAATGTTGCCGTGACAGCTCAAACAGCTAATCCCGCGATTCACATGCACCGCGTGGTTGAAATAGACATAATCCGGCAGTTTGTGCACCTGCACCCATGGAATCGGCCGCCCCGTCTGCGCGCTCTCCCGCACCAACGCCAGCCGCGGGTCATCCTTCAACACCTGGTTGTGGCAGTTCATGCAGGTGGCCGCCGCGGGAATGTTGGAATACCACGATTTCTCCACCCCGCTGTGACAATAACGGCAATCCATCCCCAACTGCCCTACATGCGTGGCGTGCGAAAAAGCCACTGGCTGGATGGGCGTGTACCCCACGCGGGTGTACTTGGGCGTGAAATAATACCACAAAGCCGCCACCGCCCCACCCCCAAACAATAAAAGAGACATGAGGGCGTAAATCGGCAGCCGGTTGGTCCACTTGGGAAATACATCCGACATGGTTGCCAGTTCGCCTTTCTTACACTTTTGCCATCATTAGCAAATTCAATGTTTTCAATGAATACGCCTTGAATTAGCCCAGAATTAGCTGACCGCAAGCGACTTGCCCATAATTTGTTAACTTTTTATTTTTACTAATTCTTTGCATTAACAAACTTAACGCCAGCCCGTCTGCCCCAATCCAAAACTCCCACCCCCGCCGCGTGCCTCAGGGATTGCACCCCATCCTGCCACACTCCCCACCCCAACTCAAGCCACTCTCGCTTGACCCACCACCGCCCATGACCGCCCCGCCCACGCCCGCCCGCCTGACGCCAACCTCCCCTTGTGTTTTGCCCCGCTTTCCCTTAGCGTTCACCCCGCTTATGAACGTGTTACGTCACACGGACGCTGATTACGCCGAACGCAAAAACCAGCTCCTGGCCGCTGCGCCCCTGTTTGAAGCGCAAATCGAAGAGCGCACGCGGGCCATCATTCAAGCCGTGGCCGAACGCCGCGACGCCGCCATCGCCGAATTCACCGAACGCTTCGATGGCGTCAAACTGGCGCCTGCCCAATGGGCCGTCACCCAGGCCGAGCGGATGAACGCCGCCCTGACCGCCGACGAGGCCCTGCGCCAAGCGGTGGCCGCCACCGACCGCAACGTGGCCGCTTTTGCCCGGCGCTCCCGCCGCAAAAACTGGTCCGCCCGCAACGCGGAAGGCGGACAGGTGGGCGAAAAATTTGACCCTTATCAGCGTGTGGGCATTTACATCCCCGGCGGCACGGCGCCGCTGGTTTCCACCGCCTTGATGACCATCACCCTGGCCCGCGTGGCCGGTTGCCCGCAAATTGTCGTTTGCACCCCTCCCGGCAAGGACGGCAGCGTCAACCCTGCCCTGCTCTATGCCGCCATGACCGCCGGCGCCACGGAGATTTACAAAGTGGGCGGCGCCCAGGCCATCGCCGCGCTGGCGCTGGGCACCGAAACCATCGCGCGCGTGCAAAAAATCTTCGGCCCCGGCAACGCCTACGTCGTGGCCGCCAAACGCCTGCTCGTGGGGCACGTGGCCATTGACCTCCTCCCCGGTCCCAGTGAAGTGCTCGTCCTGGCCGATGACTCCGCCAATCCGCGCTTTGTGGCCGCGGATTTGCTGGCCCAGGCAGAACATGGCTCCGGACATGAACGCGTCTGGCTTCTCACCCCTTCGGCCAAGCTGCTCAAGGCGGTGGAGAAAGAAATGCAGCACCAACTGCCCAAGCTCGCGCGGCGCGCCATGATTGAAACGGCGCTGCGCCACAATGGCTGGCTCATCCAACTGCGCGATTTAGCGGAAGGCATCGAACTCGTCAACGCCCTCGCCCCCGAACATCTCGAGTTGCACATCCGCCAGCCGGCGCGGGTGGTGGAAAAAATTTACACCGCCGGCGCCATTTTCATCGGGCCGTGGTCCCCGACTGTGCTGGGCGATTACGTGGCCGGCCCCAGCCACACCCTGCCCACCGGCGGCGCGGGCGCCTCGTTCCCCGGTCTCACCGTGGACATGTTCCAGCGCCGAACCAGCGTGGTCACTTATGACCGCGCCGCGTTGAAGCGCTCCCTGCCCGTCATCCAAACCTTCGCCCAGCTCGAGGGCCTCGACGCCCACGGCCAGTCCGCTGCCATCCGTTTTCAAAAATAATGCCCATGAAATCGTCTGCCTCCCTCATTCGCCCCCTGGTGCGGCGGCTTCATGCCTACGTGCCGGGCGAGCAGCCTCAAATCCCGGGCTTGATCAAGCTCAACACCAACGAAAATCCCTATCCCCCCTCGCCCCGCGTGCGCCAGGCCATCCGCCGCGCCGTGGACGGACGCCTCCGCCTCTATCCCAATCCCACCGCCCAACCCCTGCGCGAAGCCCTGGCCCGCCTGCACGGGTGCGCGCCGGAAAACATCGTCATCGGCAACGGCTCCGATGAGCTGCTGGCGCTGGCCACGCGCGCCTATGTGGAACCCGCTGCCGCCGTGCCCCAAGGCTCGGGCCGCGCCGTGGTGCAATTTTTCAATCCCAGTTATTCGCTTTACCCCGTGCTGGCCGAAATCCACGGCGCTGTGAACCATCCCGTCCCCCTGCGGCCCGACTTTGGCCTGCCCGCCCTGGCCGACCTTAAACGCGGGAAACTCTGGCGTTTTGACGCCGCCCTCACCTACATCACCACCCCCAACGCCCCCACCGGCCGCGGCTATGCCCTCGCAGAGTTGGAGGCGCTCTGCCAGGCCCAGCGTGGCGTGGTTGTTTTGGATGAAGCCTACGTGGACTTTGCGCCGGAAAACGCCCTTGCCCTCGCCCTCCGTTACCCCAACGTCATCGTTTCGCGCACCTTCTCCAAAGCCTATTCCCTTTGCTTTCAGCGCGTGGGATATTTCGTTGGCCCTCCCGCCTTGATGGCCGCGCTGGATAAAATCCGCGACAGCTACAACGTCAACGGCCTCGGCCAAATCGCCGCCCTCGCCACCTTGGAAGACCTCGATTATTACCGCCGCAATTTCCAGAAAATCATCGCCACCCGCCAATGGCTTTCCGAGGCCCTGCGGCGGCTGGGCTTTGACGTCCTCCCCAGCCACACCAATTTCATCTTTGCGCGACCGCCCCGTTTTCCAGCCCGGGCATGGCTGGAAAAATTGCGCGCCAGCAAAATCCTTGTGCGCTGGTGGAATTACCCCGAGGTGCGTGATTACCTGCGTATTACCATCGGCACCCGCGCCGAGGCCCAGGCCCTCCTGCACGCCGCCCAACGCATTCTGACGGAAGCTTGAGCGAAGAATGCCGCGCCCCCGCCTGGGAACTGAAAAACCAATGGGTCAACGCCGGCAGCAACGCCGCTGGCAAGGCAAAACCAAGTGCGCTCGCCCCGCCACAGCCAGGGCAGCAGCACCAGGAACCACACGAATAACAAACCGATTGGCAGCGGGCCGGTGGAAGCGGCCTGTCGGCAGGCCCAGTGCCGGTTCAAGCGGCCGCGACAATTCTGAAAAACCGGCGGAGACGAGGCGCTGCTCTGTCTGGAAACCTTCTGGCGCCACCACCGCTGGCCGCTCCTCTTCCCCCCCACGGCCTTCAACCCCGCAAAAAATGGAGAGGCGCCCCCGTCAAGCGCCCCCCACACAAAACTTTACCTCCCCTGCTCCCGCGCCTATCTTGAAACGGCATGGCTGACATCGTCCTGGCCACCCTCAACGCCAAGTACATCCACGCGGCGTTTGGCCTGCGCTATTTGCTCGCCAACCTCGGCGAGTTGCGCCCGCGCGCCGAATTATTCGAGGCCGATATCAACCAGCGCCCGCTTGATGTTGCCGAGGCCATCCTTGCCCGCGCCCCCCGCATCCTGGGCCTCGGTGTGTACATCTGGAATGCCTCCGAATCCACCGAGCTGGTGGCCATCCTCAAACGCCTCCGTCCTGGCCTGAAAATCATCCTCGGCGGGCCGGAAGTCAGTTACGAAACTGCCGCGCAACCCATCGTCCAACTGGCCGACCACGTCATCACCGGCGAGGCCGACCTTGTTTTTCCGGAAGTTTGCGCGCAGCTTCTGCGGGGCGAGACGCCGCCTAAAATCATCCCCGCCCCGCTCCCTGACCTCTCATGCGTGGCGCTGCCCTACGACGGCTACACCGACCAGGACATCGCCCATCGCATCGTGTATGTCGAAGCCTCCCGCGGCTGCCCTTTCTCCTGCGAGTTTTGCCTCTCCTCGCTCGACGTGCCGGTGCGCGCCTTCCACCTGCCCGCTTTCCTGGCAGCCATGCAAAAGCTGCTCGACCGCGGCCTGCAACATTTCAAATTTGTGGACCGCACCTTCAACCTCGATTTGCGCCTCAGCCGCGCCATTCTCGAGTTTTTTCTGGAGCGCATGCGCCCGGGTTTGTTTTTGCATTTTGAGATGATTCCTGACCGCCTGCCGACCGAGCTGCGCGAATTGATCGTTCGTTTCCCCCCCGGTTCACTCCAGTTTGAAGTCGGCGTGCAAACCTTTGATGAGGCCACCGCCGCGCGCATCCAACGCCGCCAGAATCTGGCCCGGCTGGAGGACAATTTTCGTTTCCTGCGCCAGCAGACCGGCGTGCACATCCATGCCGATTTAATTGCCGGTCTGCCCGGCGAAGACCTGGCCAGCTTTGCCGCCGGCTTTGACCGCCTGCTGGCGCTGGACCCGCACGAAATCCAGGTGGGCATCCTCAAACGCCTGCGCGGCACCCCCATCATCCGCCATGACCAGGCATGGGGCATGGTGTACAACCCTCTGCCCCCTTACGAAATCCTCGAAAACCGCCTGATTCCCTTCCCGGAAATGCAGCGCCTCCGCCGCTTCGCGCGCTACTGGGACCTGGTGGGCAACAGCGGCAATTTCACGGAAACCCGCGCCCTGATTTGGCGCGGGCAACCCTCGGCCTTCGCCGCCTTCATGGCGTTCAGCGACTGGCTCTTTGAACGCGTGGGCCGCACCGACAGCATCGCCCTGCCGCGCCTCATGGAGCTGGTGTTTGAATTCCTGCAAACCGCCCGCGGCCTGGACCCCCGCCAAATCGCCCCCTTGTTGCTGAGGGATTATCAACGCGGCGGCCGCCGTGACTGCCCCTCCTTTCTCCAACCCCATCTGCCGCCGGAATCCCTGCCCGCTCCCGTCCGCCGCCAGGGACGCCTGCTGCGCCGCCAGGCGCGCCATCAAAACGGGTAAGAAAAAAATGCGGGGAAAAAGAAATTGGTGCCGACGGAGGGAATCGAACCCCCATGCCCTTACGGGCACCAGATTTTGAGTCTAGCGCGTCTGCCTATTCCGCCACGTCGGCACCCGGGGCTTATATAAGCCACCCTGCATCCCCGCGCAAGCGCAACTTTCACCCGCCTTCGTCCGGCCCAGCGGCGCCGGCTTCCGTTTCACTTCAACAAAAACTCCCGCAGAAACAAAATGGTCACGTAAAATTGATAATCTGCGTTTTTCTTCTTGGCAAAGCCATGGCCCTCGTCCTTCGCCAGCAAATACCACACTGTGCCGCCCGCCTGTCGAATCGCTGCCACCATCTGCTCCGATTCGCTGGCCGGGATCCGCGGGTCATTCAAGCCCTGCACCACGAGCAACGGCTTGCGGATTTTCGCCGCGTGATTCGCCGGCGAAATCTTCTCCAGAAAAGCCGCCATGGCCGGGTCCCGTTCATCTCCGTATTCCACCCGCCGCAAATCCCGCCGGTAATCCTGCGTGTTTTTAAGAAAAGTGAGGAAATTCGAGATGCCCACAATGTCCACCCCGCAACGCAGCCGGTCACTGTAATGCACCATCGAGGCCAGCACCATGTATCCGCCATAACTGCCCCCCATCACCGCCAGCCGCTCACTGTCCACCCCCGCATCCTGCCGCAGCCAATCCAGCAACGCCCCAATGTCCCGCACGCTGTCTTCGCGCTTGTAACCATTGTCCAACGTCAGAAAAGTCTTCCCATAGCCGGAAGAGCCGCGCACGTTGGGATAAACCAGCGCCACCCCCAGCTCGTTCAAATAATAGTTGTTGCGCCCCTGAAACACCGGCCGGCTCTGCGCCTCCGGTCCCCCGTGAATCATGATGAGCGCCGGCCGTTTCCCCGGAAATTTTTGCGGGTCCGGCCGGTACACAAACGCGCTGAGGGTCAGCCCGTCAAAACTCTTGAACCGCACCAGCTCGGGCTCCCGAAACTGGCTGGCATCCAGGCCTCCGGTCTCGCTCTCCGTCCACCGGGTGAGCTGACCCGTCCGCACGTCCAGCGACCACGCGTCGGCGGGCGAGCGCGCCGAGGACAGCGTGAAAGCCAGCTCCCGGCCATTTTCGTGCCACTGCAACCCGCTCACCACCCCCAGCGGCAGCCGGGGCGCGCGCCGCTCCCGGCCGCTCCGCGCCTCCATGAGATGCAACACACTCGCCCCGTCTTCATTGCTCACATAGGCCAGGGTCCGTCCATCGGGCGACACATCGAAACCCGTCACGTCCCAGGACAACTGCGGGGTTAACACCTGCACCGCCCGGCTTCGCAAATCCATCCGCACCAGCCGCATAAATTCGCTGCCTCGATCGGTGGTGGTGTAGATCGCCCCATCTCCCACGGCAAATTCCCCCCCATTCCAGGCAATCTTCTCGCCCGATTTGGGCGTTAATAACTCACACCGTCCGCTGCCCACGTCCAACAGATGCAGATAGGATTCGTTGATGGAAATATACTCCTCCAACAACAGCCGCTGCTCATCGTGTGACCAATCGGCAATCTGCCAGCCCCCGCCTTGCACCGCCAAAACCATGCGCGCGCTTTCCGGACGCGCCGGGTCCATCACCCAAATGTCATTGTCCCGTCCGTTGCGCTGCGTCGAGGTGAAGGCCAACTGCCGCCCGCTGCGCGCCCATACCGCGCCGGTATTCCGTGATTTGCCGTCCGTCAACAAGAGGCGCTGCCCGCTGGACGGTTCCAACCGGTACAACTGGTAAAACTCGCCCCCGCCAGTGTCCTGCGCAAAAATCAGATACTCCCCCCGCCGCGGCTGCACCGACCCCCCCGCCACCGGCTCGGGTAGAAAGGTCAACTGCCGCCGCGCCCCGCCAGGATGATTCACCCAGTGCAATTGGGCCGCATCGGCAAAGCGGGTGGTGATGAGCATTTCTCGCCGCACCGGATGCCACGCTTGAAAACTCGCCGTGCGAAACTCCAGGTAACGCCCCACATCAGCGCGCAATGCCGCCGGGACCGGCGGCACCCCTTCCGCCACCATGTTTTCCGGCATCTGGGCGGCCGCCGCCAGCGCACTGAATCCAAAAACCAGCCAACGCCATGCTTTCATGCCGCTTAATTTAGCCCGGGTAAAACTTCCGCCAAGCCAACGTTTTGCCGGCCCCTTCCCCCTCCCATGAAAAATCCTCGTGAATTCCCCGCCTTGCCGCTATCTTGTGGCCGCGTCATGACGGTGTTGCAACAACTCAAAAAATGGGGGGAATTTGTCAAATTCTCCCACACCGTGTTTGCCCTGCCTTTCGCGCTGGCCGCCATGGCCATTGCTGCGCGCGACAACCGCGGCTGGCCGGGATGGGAAAAATTTTTGCTCATCCTTGCCGCGATGGTCTGTGCCCGCACCTGTGCCATGAGCTTCAACCGCATTGTGGACCGCCGGTTTGACGCGCTCAACCCCCGCACCGCCGGTCGCCATCTTCCCACCGGCGCCATCTCCCTGACCGCCGCCTGGTCCCTCTGCGTCCTGAGCGGCCTGGGCCTGGTGGCGGCCGCTTACTTGTTAAATCCTCTGTGTTTTTACCTCTCGCCGGTGGCCCTGTTTTTCATCTGCTTTTATTCGCTCACCAAACGCTTCACCCATTTCACCCATGTCTTTCTGGGCGTGGCCCTGGCCCTCGCCCCCGTGGGCGCCTGGCTGGCTGTAAAAGGCAGCTCCGTGACCCCCTTGGAAATCGTGCAGATGAAACTTCTGGCCCTGGCGGTCATCCTCTGGCTGGTGGGTTTTGACATCATTTACGCCCTCCAGGACTACGAATTTGACCGCACCCACGGTTTGCACTCCCTGGTGGTGGCGTGGGGCCCCAAAAATGCGCTCGCAGCCGCCTTCCTTTCCCACCTGGCCATGGTGGCCGTGCTGGTAATCTTCGGGTTGCTGTGCCGCTTTCGCCTCGCCTATCTCGTGGGCATTGGCATCATCACCCTCTGTCTGTTCATGGAACACCTGCTCGCCCGCAAACGCACCCTGAACTGGATTCAACTCGCATTCTTCCGCCTCAACGCGCTCATCAGCGTGGTCTTTTTGGTGGTGGTGCTCGCCGAGGTCATCTTCAAGGGGGGCTTCCGCTTCACCGGCTTCAAATAAAATTGGCTGTCCGGCTTGGATTCGAACCAAGACAAAGAGCTCCAAAGACTCTTGTGCTACCGTTACACCACCGGACAGCCCACGCCCCATAACCTAAGCCTTCGGCCCGCCCGCGCAAGCTGTTTTTTGCGCGCGTGCCGGTGAAAACCGGTTGTCGGCAGCACCTGTCTTGCCGGAGCGTGCCTCCCCAAATGCCAGTGCAGGGAGCCATGAATGGCCCTCCATTCATGGAGGCGCCGCGCCTTCCGGCTCATTCCCACGCACACAGGCCTTCCACATGGGCCGCCGACCCATCCCGCAACCATCCGTCCAGTTGCGCCTGGTCCTTGAGCTGCTGGCCACGCAGGCGCGGCACAATTACAAACCGGCTATCCACCTCCGGCAATGTCGTCATGTCCCCCCACAATTTTTCAAACTGGGCCACGGGGTAAATATCCTCCTGCCCATGCCCCCACCGTTTCTTGACCTCCTTGAGCGTAATGTAAGTCGGCAGGCGCGCGGCGACATGCCGAATGCCCTCCAGGACTTTTTGCTCATGGCCCAAATCCGCCCGGGTCAATCCAAAAACCGCCAGCAAACGGTCCACGTGAATCCAGGTGGTCATCGAGTTGTAGAATGAAAGCTTGAATTCGTCCTCCTCCCGCGGCATGGCCAGTCCCTCCACCAGGCGCAGGCGCCCATCCACCCGCGCCAGCCCGCCCCCGCGATCTTCCAGCCGCCGGGTAATCACCTCAAAGGTCAACGTCGCCCCCGATTCGATATGCCAGCCCAGCAACACCGGATCCGCATCCGCCCCCAGCGTGTCAATGTTGTGCAACAGCAAATACT
This is a stretch of genomic DNA from Fontisphaera persica. It encodes these proteins:
- a CDS encoding cytochrome c3 family protein, whose translation is MSDVFPKWTNRLPIYALMSLLLFGGGAVAALWYYFTPKYTRVGYTPIQPVAFSHATHVGQLGMDCRYCHSGVEKSWYSNIPAAATCMNCHNQVLKDDPRLALVRESAQTGRPIPWVQVHKLPDYVYFNHAVHVNRGISCLSCHGNIHQMEEVRHAQPLSMAFCLDCHRQPEPNLRPLDKVTDLAWDPHQHLPKDWAQKAVRDWQVNPSQHCSACHR
- the hisD gene encoding histidinol dehydrogenase, with amino-acid sequence MNVLRHTDADYAERKNQLLAAAPLFEAQIEERTRAIIQAVAERRDAAIAEFTERFDGVKLAPAQWAVTQAERMNAALTADEALRQAVAATDRNVAAFARRSRRKNWSARNAEGGQVGEKFDPYQRVGIYIPGGTAPLVSTALMTITLARVAGCPQIVVCTPPGKDGSVNPALLYAAMTAGATEIYKVGGAQAIAALALGTETIARVQKIFGPGNAYVVAAKRLLVGHVAIDLLPGPSEVLVLADDSANPRFVAADLLAQAEHGSGHERVWLLTPSAKLLKAVEKEMQHQLPKLARRAMIETALRHNGWLIQLRDLAEGIELVNALAPEHLELHIRQPARVVEKIYTAGAIFIGPWSPTVLGDYVAGPSHTLPTGGAGASFPGLTVDMFQRRTSVVTYDRAALKRSLPVIQTFAQLEGLDAHGQSAAIRFQK
- a CDS encoding TAT-variant-translocated molybdopterin oxidoreductase, which codes for MKTIPPPCPEPETGPKYWRSLDELAERPEFREWVEREFPAGASELTDPLTRRHFVKIMSASFLLAGLGMTGCRRPEEKIMPFGKQPENYVHGVPVYYATAYPTRGSAIPLVVKSHDGRPTKIEGNALHPDSNGATDPFAQASLLNLYDPDRAMRFLERGQVRSREQALDMLAAASREAAQKQGEGWCFLMERSSSPSRRRLQEALRQRLPRARWFVHEAVDFDIHRQAATLAFGQPVRPYFKFDAARVIVSLDADFLGAEEDAYLHVRRFARGRRVRKPGDVMNRLYVVEPLLSLTGANADHRLRLPASQVQAFAAALALAVLQQTGRFSELVDVLKPLAQPVAAHAKWVEECARDLVSQGKNGLVMAGYRQPVVVHLLAHLVNAALNNLNQTVVLLPAEAPIEGPLADLAAALKAGQVDTLVVLGGNPAYTAPAALNWAAAQRQARRVIRLGYYEDETSVNCDWHLPQLHYLESWGDARTADGTLVPVQPLIEPLFGGITELEVLARLAGLETTRPYDIVRETYFALHGRQEEAWKKFLHDGFQAGTAAAPVSGQLRVNAVQQAVASARSAAGPSAQSLELVFQRSYSLDDGRFNNNGWLQETPDPITKLTWDNAILMSPATARALGVDEFDEKARGPKAEKGLFYNQVVEVTLNGAKVSGPVWIQPGMADFVLGLPLGYGREKTGRIGRLADGTPAGFNAYQVKGSEAHFAGGAQVRVLPGVTRQLASTQEHGAMEGRPLVREINKAQFDQHPQFAKHMDLDAPSHTAHIPRDASGQPRPIYPRPPLTGMHQWGMVVDLTACVGCTACMVACQSENNIPIVGKEQVTKGREMSWLRLDRYYAGSVDNPQVAYQPVMCLHCENAPCENVCPVNATVHNDEGLNLMTYNRCVGTRYCSNNCPYKVRRFNFFDYNRRPKDDLYRSPFSRNREGQWELARWFKDPDRGTVPADEWDLLKLARNPEVTVRMRGVMEKCTYCIQRIEQAKIAQKVKARASGEVRLRESEGTIPKTACQQACPAEAIVFGDVSDPESAVSQLRKLDHNYSMLGYLDTRPRTTYLARVRNPNERMPDFNPEQPHPAALQEYIQRHGSPLEKHGAAAGKGGH
- a CDS encoding B12-binding domain-containing radical SAM protein, producing MADIVLATLNAKYIHAAFGLRYLLANLGELRPRAELFEADINQRPLDVAEAILARAPRILGLGVYIWNASESTELVAILKRLRPGLKIILGGPEVSYETAAQPIVQLADHVITGEADLVFPEVCAQLLRGETPPKIIPAPLPDLSCVALPYDGYTDQDIAHRIVYVEASRGCPFSCEFCLSSLDVPVRAFHLPAFLAAMQKLLDRGLQHFKFVDRTFNLDLRLSRAILEFFLERMRPGLFLHFEMIPDRLPTELRELIVRFPPGSLQFEVGVQTFDEATAARIQRRQNLARLEDNFRFLRQQTGVHIHADLIAGLPGEDLASFAAGFDRLLALDPHEIQVGILKRLRGTPIIRHDQAWGMVYNPLPPYEILENRLIPFPEMQRLRRFARYWDLVGNSGNFTETRALIWRGQPSAFAAFMAFSDWLFERVGRTDSIALPRLMELVFEFLQTARGLDPRQIAPLLLRDYQRGGRRDCPSFLQPHLPPESLPAPVRRQGRLLRRQARHQNG
- the hisC gene encoding histidinol-phosphate transaminase, with translation MKSSASLIRPLVRRLHAYVPGEQPQIPGLIKLNTNENPYPPSPRVRQAIRRAVDGRLRLYPNPTAQPLREALARLHGCAPENIVIGNGSDELLALATRAYVEPAAAVPQGSGRAVVQFFNPSYSLYPVLAEIHGAVNHPVPLRPDFGLPALADLKRGKLWRFDAALTYITTPNAPTGRGYALAELEALCQAQRGVVVLDEAYVDFAPENALALALRYPNVIVSRTFSKAYSLCFQRVGYFVGPPALMAALDKIRDSYNVNGLGQIAALATLEDLDYYRRNFQKIIATRQWLSEALRRLGFDVLPSHTNFIFARPPRFPARAWLEKLRASKILVRWWNYPEVRDYLRITIGTRAEAQALLHAAQRILTEA